The Megachile rotundata isolate GNS110a chromosome 4, iyMegRotu1, whole genome shotgun sequence region ATACATTCCTTCGAAAGGCTATACATCATTGGCCTTTAGATAGTTCATTTAGATTAATTTTGGAAGCATGGTTAAGCTTCATCCAACCATGGAGATATTTTCCTGGTATAACATATACTAAAGAAGGGTAAGcatacaatttaaaaacttatttcatatactataaaattttcttataatCACAGTAAATTggaagaagaagagagaggaAAGATTCACGACGTGTACAGATGGATGCCCTTTATTGCCCATAATTTATTAGCTTATACAGCCATATTTCAACAATTGCTACCGCGTTTCATGAGAACAGACCTAGTAGCTCCCAAAAATGCATTAATGCTGTTCAGAGTTACAAAGGTATTCTCGCAGCCGTACTTAGCAAAAATAATATGCGAAGTAGAGAATCACATGGACGATATCGGAATAAGTAGAAGTCGAGTGTCTACAAATCAGTGGGCATCAATCGTACGAcaacaaattttagaacttgaaggACCAACGTACCAATACGTTCCTATGTTCTCTACAGCCACTATCTCACaagtatgtaaaatatatagcTATACTTGAAGTGCTTTCTACTTATTGATTTCTGTTATCTCAGGTTGTGTGCTTGTTAAGcacgatcaaacaatctcaTTTAACAGCAACTAGTTTGATCGATGCTTTAGAGCAGAAGAGAAAAAATAGACGGTTTTTGTTAGCTATATGGGAACTCTTCAACGGTGAAGACTATTCTTCAGACGATATCAGTATAGAAGAACGACGTCGCGTTCCCATATATCTGGCAAATGCACAGCAACAGTTAATCGAAATCTTTGAGGTAAAATGGTCTATCATATATATCTTCCAAAAATATGTCTAAGTATTGAACGTATTTTTATAGATTAATGTAGAAGAGATTCCTCAGGTAGCAATCGAAGCTGACCAAGAATACCATGAAAGTATTCTATCCACATCCTTCTGTCATCAGTCACAAGTAAGATAACTCTGTTGCTTCATTATTAAGAAGGATATCATTACTATTCCTTACTAATCTTTCAGATGGATTCGAGTCTAGACACCAGCAAGCCAGGTGTCTTCGTACCTGTACAACAAGACAGGCAAACGTGCAAGTACATCGAATATCTGGGAGACCCGGAATTGCAGCCAGTTCGAAGTAACGAATGTGCTTTTCTCGTTAGAAATTTGTACAAACTTTGTACTTACATAAACATGAAAGTATGACGCATTCTTTAGCAATACGCCGTGTAACGATAGTCATTCTTAGTATGGAAAGTAACTTGATTAGAAATTCTTGTAACTCTAATATTTTTTGAACAGTACCGACATAAGATACCTGGGTTGTACTACCGACGCGGTTTCCTCGGCAGCATTTGCCGACAAATCTTACAACCACCTACGACAGTCGTGAAACTGTCAAAACGAACACAGAATGGACTATCTGGCTCGTCCGAGGAACGTATCCCTCCACGATTGAGCTTACGACCGTTGGCTAATTATAGCCTTCTAACGACCCTAACGTTGGGACTGTTTATCGTTTGGCTTACAAAGTACGAGATCTAATTGGTGCTAAATCATTATAGTTACGAAAATGTCAGATATACAATTTAATGTTTCTTTTTCAGTTTCGGTGTCTCCATGTTTTTTGGATTTGTTTTTTGCATATGGTTCGTTTACATATTAATACGAGCAACGTTGGAATCTTGGAGATCAATGGACGTACACCGCGCTACAATACTTCACGCGAttcattgaatttatttatacatatgtattgtaattttcaaaatgttacgCGCAAttgttatgaaataatttaaaacgaaTACATTTTTATCGAAAGTATGAGACTGAACAAAATCCTAGAAAATATTATGTACTTTAATAACTCCGGCAAATTGGTACTTTGTACTGCAGGTGAAATACGCTTTTGAAATCTAGATATCGGAAAGATGGTTATTATTTAATCAATATCAGCCGATCATTTCTGCCGATGGTATGGCACGTACATTCACTTAAGCAAGGTGGTTCGTTAACGTTGATATTGTGAGTCAGAAAATTGGCATGGGACTGCGGCGAAAGCTTTCCAGATGGAAGAAACGAATGAAAAAAGGAAATAGAAAAGTAGAGCTCATAATTTTCTCTCGTTTCATACGATATCTTTTGTTACCGCGAGGAAATATTCAGGAATTCAAGAAGAACTTAAATATCTAAGAAGTATTTATACTTCATTTATGTTGCAACTTAACACCGAACAAAAAGCTACACCTCTAATTGGACCTCCCTACTTGTCACCAGGCTCTAGTAGCATTTTATGTTTTCTGGGTATCCTGCTaactttaataaaatgtgttttaCATAAAAACGAactttgttaataattaattatcggtattaatttgtgaaacttttgtgagaaattcttttttaaataaacttgttaTTTAGACGACATACAAGTCATAGGTAAATTAAggcataatttatatttagacATATGATTATATAGAAGTTGTACGTGATATAATTACTCTCCCAACGTGGTCACAAATGATACGTTGGCACGAAACACATTAAGTTTTTGCGGATCAGGAAGCTTGCGATCACCCAGAAATGTCTTTATACATTTCCAATGTCATTAAGCCATTAGATATCTAGTTTTATGGGTGCGTTTGTCCCGTGCATCACGAACATGACCCGTTTTCGATTCAGACCTGCACAACTTACGTTCTCGTCGACGTTGTCTAGGCTTAACTCATTCAACTTTGCAGTACAATTAAGGATCCTTTTATGCACTCTCAAACGACCTGTTATGCGCCTGTTACGTACAATAAAGCACGTTTGAATTACCTAGAATGGACTCGTTCACTATTCGTCAAGATTATTGGATGCGCTAAGGTGTCTTTTAGCCGTTGGATACGTGTCACTTAAAATCTATGTATGATTATCAGGAACATCCATTAGCGTAACTAGGTAGGCACCAAGGGATCGCTAAAATAATTGGGCTATGGGGGATGATTTATAATATgtaggattttttaattttttagaaatctTTAGAAAtgatgaaattcctaaattttgaaatttaaaattttttaatttctaaagtctcaaatttttaaatttgcaagttccttTACCCTGTTCTCAAATCTTCCAGttccttaatttttcaatttccaagcctttaaatttaaaaactcataaATTTTCTACTGTAAAAAAAGTTTAGCTACTCCGCTGAGAGCTGAAACGAAATGATTCCCATGTGCGAATTTGTATGACTATCCAGTTACCTTAATTGCCCGATTAAGAAACTGAGTATGTGAATGTAGGTTCACGGAACATTGATATTTTTGAAAGTAGCAGAAATCAATTAGAATGCATGTAACATCGATGCAGTTTCATCGATATTTTAATGCAAGAACGGTGGATTTCATGGAAGTCGGTTCTCACCGCACATCCGACTAATTACGTAATTGCCAGTTATTAGAACAATGTAATAACAAGCGGAGGTCGAAGACATGTTTAAGGTCACTCCAGCAATTAAAATTCATCGTTAATTTTATTACACtctgtaattttcacgcgttgacgTTTCAACCCTCCACGGAATAAGTAATCACGAACAGGAAGTAAAATTATTAAGCAAGTTAACATCTGCTTAATAATTACTTTACCTGATATCTACCTAATATTTCCTTTATTACGAAATGCATTACTGATTTATAAAAAGGTTCGTATTATTGTACGTAGAGTTATGAGATTTCTTTCAGGTCATTTTAAGGATCGATCATTTGAGACACTATATCCTACCATAAAATTGAATCCCTGGTAACTCGCAAGAAGTCGATTTCTCACTTACGAACACACGTACGTGGTATAAAACCACCTTCCGCGAAAGGGAGAACGAAAAATGTGCAGATCCATTTGTCCGGTTAGCCTTGATAGTAATTCTATCCTGTCTAATGtcgaatgaaataataaatacctGCTTGTTTGCAAGACGATCCTACTTGACTTGCAGAATGCTGCAGTAAACTATTTCTATCATTTTCAAGATTCAAGTCTATGTTcattaactataaaataaaatttctgaatttctttaTCAAGCTTTATGGggacatataaatatatatgaagAAGTATGTAAACACGTATCATAAGAATCTATACAGTATAAAAATAGAAGGAATCTAAATtcggataaaaatatttatttttactaaatattttgaaacgaaACTTGTAGTAGTTAAAGAAGGTATAAGTCATATAACACGTACATACAGaaagtatgtatttttatactttgtatAGAAAGTCATATAACATTTTatctgttttataatttaacttcAGCTAATCACATTTAGCCCAAATACTCCTTCACACCGTTTGATGATTCAGAGAATGAACTTCCGGAAATATCAGAATTGATATAAATAGAGATTTCTATTCCTGAGGTCAATATATTACGCCTATCAGCATATCCCTCATTAATTATACGATGTATTGTGTTTTCCAAGTATTTTTATCGGAAGACTTCGAGTAAACTCGAGGATTAATAAAAGATGGGTAATTCGCACATTTGCTTGCAGTATTATAACCGTGCAAGGTGGATCCTTTTTGATGAATACAGCAGACAGCGGTATAATGTAAGCGATTTCCGATAAATACAGACCTCCCTATGTCGTGGGTAGTTTTCGTCAGAAGTTCGTATAATGCGGGTCACGGATTCTTTTTGATAAATATAGTGGATCCGTATAATGTGGGCTTTTTCGATAAATACGATAATTAAGTATTAGGCAGTAGGTCAAGGTTTCCCACAGTATTATACTCTGGGATCTcattttaaaaacaattttccaCTTACCTGTAATACATCTTCTAAAATGTTGAAGTTCCATATTCCGAGATGACAAGATCTTCCAAAATCCTGAAGTTTGtaagttccagaattccagtaCTGCAATCGCACCATCAGTCTCAATAATAcctgtaataaaatatacaagtcTTACAAAAGTGAAATTTACTTTACATTCAATAGATATTTAATACTAATCCAAAAGAATGATTTACAtgtaaataacataaaaatccTGAAGCcccaaatttttgaagttacaaAGTGATATTTTGAATAAAGTAACATTGAAGTTCCAAGGGAAATGAGTTGTGTAAAATACGAAACTATCATAGTGTGTAGTATCGTCGATTTTCTTTCTCCAGTTTGCCACTACCGCTTCCGTTCCACCTCCACCGTCGTTTTGTCCCCGCGTGTCACGAAGAAGAACTCAGTTACGCGCCACGGGGTTGAGAAGACGGACGCGTTCCCTGAACGCGTTCTATCCACGCACAATCGTGTTTCATTCCAATTTCGTATTTTTAGAGAAACACCGCTCTCAAGATTCACCTTGATCTAATAACGACCTGTGACAGTTCGAAAAATACCGCGCGTCATCGTTGACCGACGTTGATTGGTTCTCTGGAGACTCGCGCCGTTCCGATCGGCCGAAAAGAAATCGAGCCGTTTGAAATTGTTCGGGAAATTCGAACGATTCCGCGAAGTTTATTTCGAATTTACATAAAACGAATATTCTAGATCGTGAAGGATCTTTAAGCGCTAAAATTTCAGTGAAAATATTATGAAGGTTATAATGATGTTTGGGAAGTGATATGCTAAGCCTCTATAAATAAAGATAGGCGTAAAAGCTTAGAATAGAGTATCAGCGTATATGATGATATTAAAACACGATTGCGTCCACCACTATTTTATGATGACATTTATCACTTCCCACAATCTCTTAAACGAACGTTTTTCATCTGTTCTAGTAATAAAGCTTTAGCTCGCAAGTCGATATTTTAAAACGATTATAAACACAATTTCATTGACTCGAAACGTTTTGTACGAAAGTTCGAAGCATTTCAAAACGAGCGTCGAGGGAAGTTTCCGATCAAAACTTTGATAGTTTTCCAAGCGTCGTGTGTTGCCTGATAATTCGTCCGTCAGCTGTATCGAATTTATTCTCAAGATACccataacttcaaaattacGTCTAAAAATAACCATCGAAGTTATTACTTCGATTCTTTCAACTCTTGAGCGTGAAACTTGAAGAGAAGCTTTTATATCgttgtgaaattaaaattttaatctgtCCCTTTCGGTGAGTTTCTTAATCACGCCATTGTGTGACGAGTAATGAAGAATCGCTTGAGATATTACGTTTACTTTGTTTCCACTGTCAAGAGACAAAAGAATGTTTATCACTGACTGGAAAACCCCATGAATTTTAATCATCtccaaaatttataacaaaagacTTCAGCACAGAAAAAAGTACATTAAAACATAGAGTTGTTTGACGAACATGCGTTGCAAAATTGTGAATCATAATAAACTGTACAAGTGTGCGATCGAAAAGTGGTTGGATTCGAAACGTCGACACAATGAACGCGACCCGTGGTTTTCAATTGCTGTGCTACTTAACGGACAATTCGTTGCTGTTTAAACGAACTAACATCGCCAAAGATAGTGTACATTGTTTGAGGACACGGTTGAACTACGAACTTTACCGTAACTATAATTCAGAAGACTAACATTTGACGCTCGTTGTTTGGACGGATTGCTTGAACAGGACTGCCCACTTGCTGGCCCGTTTCAAATGAAAATCAGACGGTAGTTTGCGTCGAGCTGTACTggctattttaaaattggaAGATCGTAAATTGCGTTCCCAGTGGATCAATTAACCCTTGCATGACGGTAGCTGGACCTATCTTGAGTTAACCGAGTTCCTGCTTCGCTATTCGAGGGTTAAATGTATATagcagactctcgttatattgttaTCTATACTGGTGAAACTTACTAGTTATTAGAGAAAACAAGATCTGCATAAGTCGCTGTACCTTCAGGCGGTGTATCTACAcgttatatttcattattttgtacTGCCATAAGTTGCACTGTTAAACGCTGTAACTCCTCtggttgcaaatttttaaattcttcaacttcTTCAACAAATCTTCAACTTTGTAAATCGCTTCATCTTTTCTTATACAAATTCTAGAACTTTCTATTGTTGCAACTCCgcccatggcaatataacgaagtCTACTACGCCCATTATAAACGTGAATCCTTGttctatacaaaaaatatttgcagttattaaaactaaatgaaaaattagaagtggaattttgtaataaagaataaaatttgtataaagttTACAGGTAACCTGAAAAAGTCCAGTGATAAAGATGGTCGTTTGAATCCGCAGATAAAGTTGGTAcggtttttaaatgaaaatagagGTAAGACCTAATCCAGCGGATTAATGTACGCTGTTATTCATAGGAGAGAGACACAATTCGTTGCGTGTAAAATGGAACAAGTATCATTAGCTGTCGCGCCACGTCCATACAAATAAGCAGCGATGCTTCCTTCTTCCGGTCTTTTTCATCGCACGTGTTGCTGCTGTCTTTTTGCTAAAACAAAATCGATCGATTACCATCAAGCGTGATACAACAGTCGTGGGTCGTTGTCCTTTAACGTCAGAAAGAACCGGAAGAGATGTAACGCTGGTTTGTCCTTGAACACTGGCTCTCATTCGAATATAGAAAGGTTTCGAAACTTTTGATTCATAAATTGTTCGTGGATTGTGCAATACTTCGGAACGGGCCATTGAAAGGTCATAACACTTCAGGAAGTGAAGACTCATCTGgttgattttcttgaaaatatcaGCTTGTGTGAACTCAGCAAAAGTAAATGATGAAGAGTTTAATTTTTCACAAACATGATCAAGAATGAAAAACATTCCGCGAGGATCTATTTAAGGAAGTGGCATCAAGCTCGCGTGACGCTTCGTTTCGCTGGGTATCATGGAAATTCTCTGTACAGAAATTAAGAGGATCCATTAAAAAGATCGGAAAAAAGCGTGTGTCACGCGACGCCGGTGTTTTCCATTTGTCACGGATCTTCCAATATACCCCAACAGCAGAAGACAAATGAACAACGATCGATTATTGAGCCGTTCGAAACTAATGAGAATCACTTGAGATATATCTCACGATCAGTGATGGACACATCAAGTGCTCCCTGAAGAGCTCGTTGGGCAACGGCGTGCACGGTAGTGATGGGGTGTAGGACAACCAAAGTGATAAATCCCTCGTTATTAAGacttcaaattccgaaatttggaactttggaaatgttggaattttgaaacttcgaaatttagtgatttgttggaaattaataaactcAGAGATACAggaattgaaatttgtaaattggtctATTAACTATCCACTAGTGGCCGTCAGTAGCATGTCCGAGAACCTCACCCTTACTCGTGCAGTTGCCTCTGACATATCCGATAATGTTTCACTTTATAAATGGCTACAGATAGCAGAAGATGTTCTCCAACTTCCGGAGAAACTTGatcatttaacaaaaatattccaaCAGTGATTGTTACGCAGCAACGTTAAACTTCCGAGTATCAGCGTCCATCGTGATGGAATTTCCATTAAACAACAGCGTATTGGCCGATAATTTGACCGTGACAGAGGCGAATTCGTCTACCCGTTCGGAGCTTAATCTACCGTACACAGTTTGTGAGATCCTTGTGGCGGTTTGCGCGGTGTTCGGTAACGGACTGGTAATCATCGTTTTCAGCAAAGAGCGAAAACTTCGTCGACGAACGAACTATTATATCATCTCTTTAGCAACGGCCGATCTGTTGGTTGGATTGTTCGCCATACCGTTCGCCATTCTGGCTAGCATCGGTTTACCGACGAACCTGCACGCTTGTCTATTCACCGTCTCCGTGTTGGTCGTCCTGTGCACCATCAGCATCTTCTGCCTGGTGGCGGTGTCCGTCGATCGTTACTGGGCGATACTTCATCCCATGGGATACTCCCGCACCGTACGCACTAAAACTGCCATAGGTAAGGGTGAATGATGACTTTGATGcaggtttcaaaattctcagataGAGTAACACGTCCAGTTAATCTTTTAGACTTGGTCTACATTTGTAACATAGATTCTCCGTAGTTTAGAATAAATTGGTTTTTGGGTTTGGGAAAGATTAAGGAGAATTTAGAAGGAGGTAGTGATTGTATTGGAGGAGTCTGGTACTTATGAAAATCTAAGATCTGTAGAGacctaaaaaatctaaaatcaatGCGAACTAGAACCTAGCGTTCCTCCGTACGAATGTTTACATACATTAGTCACGCATTTGTTTCGGCGTTTGCGTGTAAAAGGCAGGTAGGCATGATGAAATCAACGCGCAAGTAGTGTAACTCGATAATTGCGCAGACACCGCGAAAACTTCGTAGAAACGCGCAACGAGTCGAGCAATTGTTATTCGTTACCTTGTGCAATCCGATGATCCAATTAAAATCGTGTCTTCTCGGAAGCATTTTGCATGGCACACGTAACCATTTAATCGTGCTACCGTAAGGCAATATTGATCCCAGCtatgcaattataatttacgGAACTGTTTGCTCGAAAGCACCTGTTACTCGTTCGACAcaactttcagaatttcaatCCAACATTCAAATGACTAATCTCTTCTTTCTTGATTAATCTAGAACATGTAAAAGTTTGATATATTTAATACAGATGTATGTATGGTCCTTCTAGTTTTGATTATACAAAAGTACATGGAgtaattttaatagaaattcgataattacTTTTAGGGTCTTGTAGTGTAAAATGTTCCTGATATTGCTTACGCAATTTCTGTTTAAAGTGCACACGATGAGGGATGTACATCACGTCCTGCTATATTAGAATACACGACATCAGGCTGTTGATTAAACAACATTGTGCAGCAGTCCTCAGAAACCAATGCTGTTTCCTATTGAGTTGCAATGCTATTGATAATACATTGAAATGGAGACAGTTTTGTGACTTTTAGTTCAAGAAACTTACCTTTCTCTGGAAGAGTAAGGTCGGTGGCAACAGGTGGTAGGTGTTGCTGGCACCTGAGGGATTTTAATATCTTAGACGAAGCTGTATAGTGAATAACTTTGCTAATAAGTTTCAGTAAAATTTAGTGATATATTATGCTGTAAACTTTTAATCATTCCAATTTAAGTACTGCTCAAATCTTGGTAATCTGTGTCTCGATATAAAggaagtataaaattataagatcCGTAAATTCTGTTAACAGTATAATTACTATTCAGCACAATACgttaggaattaaaaattgcattacgAGTATGATGTTTATGCGAACGTGTCATATAAAGTGTACACTATAATTTCCATCCATTCGATTTCCCAAAGGACTTTTTCTTCCGTTGTGTCACAGAATTGATAGAAATCGTGTCCTTGCGATTCTCTCTGTAACTTCAAAGAGTTCATACATTGCAATATCTTAAAGGATCAAACACCGAAGGGTGTTATTAATTGAATAACgtaatttaaattcataaagGAAAAGGGTTTGAATGTTACGAACGGGAAATGtctaacaaataaaattcatagCTTTGTTAGACTTCTCTCGTTTTACAGCCCGTTTGACCGTGATTAATTCAAGCGTTTCGCCTGTTTATGGCACGACTGATTTTAATTACAACACCGCTGACTGATACCATCACTCAAGGCGAAAAAGGTGCGTTTATTGCTGTGCTCTGTAATCGATAACGTTCACGTGTACTTCCTATCGTCGACTTCTTTGACCGACTTCCAATTTCTGCCTTAAAACGTCTATAATTTCCATTAGAAACCCTTCGTCATGACAGAAAGAAGAGTAACATTAATCGTGAACTTATTACTTAATAACTTATCAGAATTTCACCCTTTTTGATGGAGTAGCAACATATTTGTCGAGGCACTTTAATTTCCTCCAAGGGCGAAGAGCAAGAAGTTAGCCATGAACTGTCCTTATCAGGGGCCATATctgaaataatataatacttaGTGGTATATTATAACGCTTTAATTCTGCTTACTCAGATAATAAAcagtataatataaaaagtttTTTCCTAGAAAAAAGAAGATCTAACGTATAGATTAGAAAGAATGGTAGAAATAATATCAGAGGTACAATTAAAAAGAAACATACTCTTTGCAGGTATAATTTGCGTGTGCTGGATTGCCGGCACTCTGGTCGGCTTTCTGCCG contains the following coding sequences:
- the LOC100878827 gene encoding sphingomyelin phosphodiesterase 4 isoform X1, coding for MATSSDVATIRLQRYLSLPLVQRCKEIATLIEESSTTELQHVFPILIDSLFGTTDNIGWGLHSITYKKNLQEYETLCNFLNPLGPVFSLCYKLLPDCYLKYNFPVSYLPVKIRSMLEEGVIPPFYLDKIREDQGIRTVTALNMNPFEYYIFHFAYHLTNPWLQVQQQENVWVNWETVYVQLAHCYLYHFLPRDNSPVLPIIGPYIRRTPQRKVVQSPDLKRDYYRLQSPRLLRTSILSPESMLSPNSASTVPQQQCLPQVWRSETVVQVFLDFWLEYTEDDQLNSRLGTSYSASIPRRHSIHSGEHIRLVRAFIKTLHEFANSAIGDKSAMDELKRIILPSVQGKIYTFLRKAIHHWPLDSSFRLILEAWLSFIQPWRYFPGITYTKEGKLEEEERGKIHDVYRWMPFIAHNLLAYTAIFQQLLPRFMRTDLVAPKNALMLFRVTKVFSQPYLAKIICEVENHMDDIGISRSRVSTNQWASIVRQQILELEGPTYQYVPMFSTATISQVVCLLSTIKQSHLTATSLIDALEQKRKNRRFLLAIWELFNGEDYSSDDISIEERRRVPIYLANAQQQLIEIFEINVEEIPQVAIEADQEYHESILSTSFCHQSQMDSSLDTSKPGVFVPVQQDRQTCKYIEYLGDPELQPVRSNECAFLVRNLYKLCTYINMKYRHKIPGLYYRRGFLGSICRQILQPPTTVVKLSKRTQNGLSGSSEERIPPRLSLRPLANYSLLTTLTLGLFIVWLTNFGVSMFFGFVFCIWFVYILIRATLESWRSMDVHRATILHAIH
- the LOC100878827 gene encoding sphingomyelin phosphodiesterase 4 isoform X3, encoding MATSSDVATIRLQRYLSLPLVQRCKEIATLIEESSTTELQHVFPILIDSLFGTTDNIGWGLHSITYKKNLQEYETLCNFLNPLGPVFSLCYKLLPDCYLKYNFPVSYLPVKIRSMLEEGVIPPFYLDKIREDQGIRTVTALNMNPFEYYIFHFAYHLTNPWLQVQQQENVWVNWETVYVQLAHCYLYHFLPRDNSPVLPIIGPYIRRTPQRKVVQSPDLKRDYYRLQSPRLLRTSILSPESMLSPNSASTVPQQQCLPQVWRSETVVQVFLDFWLEYTEDDQLNSRLGTSYSASIPRRHSIHSGEHIRLVRAFIKTLHEFANSAIGDKSAMDELKRIILPSVQGKIYTFLRKAIHHWPLDSSFRLILEAWLSFIQPWRYFPGITYTKEGKLEEEERGKIHDVYRWMPFIAHNLLAYTAIFQQLLPRFMRTDLVAPKNALMLFRVTKVFSQPYLAKIICEVENHMDDIGISRSRVSTNQWASIVRQQILELEGPTYQYVPMFSTATISQVVCLLSTIKQSHLTATSLIDALEQKRKNRRFLLAIWELFNGEDYSSDDISIEERRRVPIYLANAQQQLIEIFEVAIEADQEYHESILSTSFCHQSQMDSSLDTSKPGVFVPVQQDRQTCKYIEYLGDPELQPVRSNECAFLVRNLYKLCTYINMKYRHKIPGLYYRRGFLGSICRQILQPPTTVVKLSKRTQNGLSGSSEERIPPRLSLRPLANYSLLTTLTLGLFIVWLTNFGVSMFFGFVFCIWFVYILIRATLESWRSMDVHRATILHAIH
- the LOC100878827 gene encoding sphingomyelin phosphodiesterase 4 isoform X2, giving the protein MATSSDVATIRLQRYLSLPLVQRCKEIATLIEESSTTELQHVFPILIDSLFGTTDNIGWGLHSITYKKNLQEYETLCNFLNPLGPVFSLCYKLLPDCYLKYNFPVSYLPVKIRSMLEEGVIPPFYLDKIREDQGIRTVTALNMNPFEYYIFHFAYHLTNPWLQVQQQENVWVNWETVYVQLAHCYLYHFLPRDNSPVLPIIGPYIRRTPQRKVVQSPDLKRLQSPRLLRTSILSPESMLSPNSASTVPQQQCLPQVWRSETVVQVFLDFWLEYTEDDQLNSRLGTSYSASIPRRHSIHSGEHIRLVRAFIKTLHEFANSAIGDKSAMDELKRIILPSVQGKIYTFLRKAIHHWPLDSSFRLILEAWLSFIQPWRYFPGITYTKEGKLEEEERGKIHDVYRWMPFIAHNLLAYTAIFQQLLPRFMRTDLVAPKNALMLFRVTKVFSQPYLAKIICEVENHMDDIGISRSRVSTNQWASIVRQQILELEGPTYQYVPMFSTATISQVVCLLSTIKQSHLTATSLIDALEQKRKNRRFLLAIWELFNGEDYSSDDISIEERRRVPIYLANAQQQLIEIFEINVEEIPQVAIEADQEYHESILSTSFCHQSQMDSSLDTSKPGVFVPVQQDRQTCKYIEYLGDPELQPVRSNECAFLVRNLYKLCTYINMKYRHKIPGLYYRRGFLGSICRQILQPPTTVVKLSKRTQNGLSGSSEERIPPRLSLRPLANYSLLTTLTLGLFIVWLTNFGVSMFFGFVFCIWFVYILIRATLESWRSMDVHRATILHAIH